A stretch of Amycolatopsis balhimycina FH 1894 DNA encodes these proteins:
- a CDS encoding aldo/keto reductase → MDYQHLGRTGLRVSRLGLGTMNFGMTTDQPGAFEIMDTALAMGINFIDTADVYGGPQSPDMEKGYGVSEEIIGRWLSQSGGRRERIVLATKVYQPMDTGPNDRRLSAYHIRRACDESLRRLRTDHIDLYQMHHIDRSTPWEEIWQAMDQLVREGKVTYLGSSNFAGWDIATAQNAATTRNMLGLVSEQSLYNLASRTVELEMIPALRHYGVGLIPWSPLAGGLLAGVLRKANEGRRADEQLQRQVERHRPQLERYEALCAELGEQPADVALAWLLRNPVVTATIVGPRTSEQLNRSRRALEISFSEETLRELDDIWPGPGGEAPQAYAW, encoded by the coding sequence ATGGACTATCAGCATCTCGGCCGCACCGGCCTGCGGGTCAGCCGGCTCGGCCTGGGCACGATGAATTTCGGCATGACGACCGATCAGCCCGGTGCCTTCGAAATCATGGACACCGCCCTGGCGATGGGGATCAACTTCATCGACACGGCGGACGTCTACGGCGGACCTCAGTCGCCGGACATGGAGAAGGGCTACGGGGTCTCGGAAGAGATCATCGGCCGCTGGCTTTCCCAGAGCGGTGGCCGGCGCGAGCGGATTGTGCTGGCGACCAAGGTCTACCAGCCGATGGACACCGGGCCCAACGACCGGCGGCTTTCGGCCTACCACATTCGCCGGGCGTGCGACGAGAGCCTCCGCCGGCTCCGGACCGACCACATCGATCTCTACCAGATGCACCACATCGATCGGTCCACGCCGTGGGAGGAGATCTGGCAGGCGATGGACCAGCTCGTGCGCGAGGGCAAGGTGACCTACCTCGGCAGCAGCAACTTCGCCGGCTGGGACATCGCCACCGCACAGAACGCCGCCACCACGCGAAACATGCTCGGCTTGGTGTCGGAGCAGAGCTTGTACAACCTCGCCTCCCGGACCGTCGAGCTGGAGATGATCCCGGCTCTTCGCCACTACGGTGTCGGGCTCATCCCCTGGAGTCCGCTTGCCGGTGGCCTTCTGGCCGGCGTCTTGCGGAAGGCGAACGAAGGCCGCCGCGCCGACGAGCAGCTGCAGCGACAGGTCGAGCGGCATCGCCCCCAGCTCGAACGATACGAGGCGCTCTGCGCGGAACTCGGCGAGCAGCCCGCCGACGTCGCGCTGGCGTGGCTGCTGCGGAACCCGGTCGTGACCGCCACGATCGTCGGGCCACGAACCAGCGAGCAGCTCAACCGCAGCCGGCGTGCGCTGGAGATATCCTTCTCCGAGGAGACGCTCCGAGAGCTGGACGACATCTGGCCGGGCCCGGGAGGCGAAGCCCCGCAAGCCTACGCTTGGTAG
- a CDS encoding SDR family NAD(P)-dependent oxidoreductase: MTNRPLALITGASSGIGAAMALTFAERGHDLVLLARRRDRLQEVATRAGERGAAVETLAADLSTPEGLAAAAERAAAGDVRLLISNAGASGYAPLQNVPAADLDALWRLNATAPVTLAHAVLPSLLARGEGGIMAVASLLAFSGGLSAPGMPARTLYAAAKSATVTFVRTLAGELAGSGVHATVVCPGQVATEWSGGANRNRPDAMTPEEVATAAAVAVARRETVCVPGLAGPEALDRLQEAERALLAAGSRSSLAERYATAAP, translated from the coding sequence ATGACGAATCGACCTCTCGCCCTGATCACCGGCGCCAGCAGCGGCATCGGTGCCGCAATGGCCTTGACCTTCGCCGAGCGCGGCCACGACCTCGTGTTGCTCGCGCGGCGGCGTGATCGCCTCCAGGAGGTCGCCACGCGGGCCGGCGAGCGAGGTGCCGCGGTGGAGACCCTCGCCGCCGACCTCTCCACGCCCGAGGGGCTGGCGGCCGCCGCGGAGCGGGCTGCCGCGGGGGACGTGCGGTTGCTGATCTCCAACGCCGGGGCGTCCGGCTATGCACCGCTGCAGAACGTGCCGGCCGCCGATCTCGACGCGTTGTGGCGGCTGAACGCCACTGCTCCGGTCACCCTCGCCCACGCCGTGCTGCCCTCCCTCCTCGCCCGGGGAGAGGGCGGCATCATGGCGGTCGCGTCGCTGCTCGCCTTCAGCGGGGGCCTGAGTGCTCCCGGGATGCCGGCCCGCACCCTGTACGCGGCCGCGAAGTCCGCGACCGTCACGTTCGTCCGGACCCTGGCGGGGGAGCTGGCCGGCAGCGGGGTCCACGCCACGGTGGTCTGCCCGGGCCAGGTGGCGACCGAGTGGTCCGGCGGAGCCAACCGGAACCGCCCGGACGCGATGACCCCCGAGGAGGTCGCGACGGCGGCCGCGGTCGCCGTCGCCCGCCGGGAAACGGTCTGCGTACCGGGCTTGGCCGGGCCCGAGGCCCTGGATCGGCTCCAGGAGGCCGAACGGGCGCTGCTCGCCGCGGGCAGCCGGTCGTCCCTGGCCGAGCGGTATGCCACCGCGGCGCCCTGA
- a CDS encoding MarR family winged helix-turn-helix transcriptional regulator, giving the protein MSSRIKPGSGQDAPGEESLDRVTWALRRADLAMQAAKEPPLRAVGVPGSQYQVLINLETVPGITAAELARLVGITPQAVALLTAKLLDQGLIERRAHPRHRTVQELHLTEAGRTELNKAEHIIGDLERHVRESLGAQRYKQLRALLNQVIDDLPKWTPPDPRP; this is encoded by the coding sequence GTGAGCAGCAGAATCAAGCCCGGTTCGGGCCAGGATGCACCCGGCGAGGAATCCCTCGATCGGGTGACATGGGCGTTGCGCCGGGCCGACCTGGCCATGCAGGCGGCCAAGGAGCCGCCGCTGCGCGCGGTCGGCGTGCCCGGCTCCCAGTACCAGGTGCTGATCAACTTGGAAACCGTCCCCGGGATCACCGCGGCGGAACTGGCCCGGCTGGTCGGCATCACCCCGCAGGCGGTCGCCCTGCTGACGGCGAAGCTGCTCGACCAGGGACTGATCGAGCGACGCGCCCACCCGCGGCACCGCACCGTGCAGGAACTCCACCTGACCGAGGCGGGCCGGACGGAGCTGAACAAGGCCGAGCACATCATCGGCGACCTCGAACGGCACGTGCGCGAATCCCTGGGGGCGCAGCGGTACAAGCAGCTCCGCGCGCTCCTGAACCAGGTCATCGACGACCTTCCGAAGTGGACCCCGCCGGACCCGCGTCCGTGA